One genomic segment of Ictalurus punctatus breed USDA103 chromosome 12, Coco_2.0, whole genome shotgun sequence includes these proteins:
- the LOC108272368 gene encoding class I histocompatibility antigen, F10 alpha chain isoform X1 yields the protein MKERKTLFILLFFLHPVQLFGDDVHSISGFFISSQGLSLPNYMERITVNDVTIFYHDSGKNIIAPCPKWLNTTTGQQHWENIRVISQHNKQMIATAIESAIQQFNLTGSHADINIYQGYSRCDLYPNGTMKASLAHAFNGKDFLSLDFDSKTYITSVPQALKYKRLREQNSVLFGITVSFYQKTCFDRLKMFLKHAPGVKMQKEPKVRLFERQRAGSTLLTCHVTGFYPRAVQVKWIGADLQLVDDEMNDVLPNGDGTFQTRSSVIRPEENTGDQRYSCVVHHSSLEGNITVTWGKEEKPFRLYVWITLGCVFIVTVVGLVIRCILKSKDAGI from the exons atgaaagaaaggaaaacccttttcattttactttttttcttacATCCTGTTCAGCTGTTTGGTGATG ATGTCCATTCCATTAGTGGCTTTTTCATCAGTTCTCAAGGCCTAAGCCTGCCCAATTATATGGAAAGAATCACTGTGAATGATGTTACCATCTTTTACCATGACAGTGGGAAAAACATCATAGCGCCATGTCCCAAATGGCTCAACACCACCACCGGCCAGCAGCACTGGGAAAACATCAGAGTTATATCACAACACAACAAACAGATGATAGCTACAGCTATCGAATCAGCCATACAACAGTTCAATCTAACAG GTTCACATGCGGACATTAACATATACCAAGGCTACAGTCGCTGTGACCTCTATCCAAATGGCACCATGAAGGCATCGTTAGCCCATGCTTTCAACGGGAAGGACTTCTTAAGTTTAGATTTTGACAGTAAGACGTACATCACTTCTGTTCCTCAAGCTCTGAAATATAAAAGGCTGAGGGAGCAAAATTCAGTGTTGTTTGGAATCACTGTGTCTTTCTACCAAAAGACCTGTTTTGATCGCTTGAAGATGTTCTTAAAGCATGCCCCTGGAGTCAAAATGCAGAAGG AACCGAAGGTCAGGCTTTTCGAGAGGCAGAGAGCTGGTTCCACGCTCCTCACATGTCATGTGACTGGATTTTACCCGAGAGCAGTGCAGGTGAAGTGGATTGGGGCAGATTTACAGCTGGTGGATGACGAGATGAATGATGTGCTGCCTAATGGTGATGGCACGTTTCAGACCAGAAGCAGTGTGATCAGACCTGAGGAGAACACAGGAGATCAGCGCTACAGCTGTGTAGTGCATCACAGCAGCCTAGAGGGAAATATTACAGTCACCTGGG GTAAAGAAGAGAAACCCTTCAGACTTTATGTTTGGATTACACTAGGCTGCGTTTTCATCGTCACTGTAGTCGGGCTTGTAATCCGATGCATCTTAAAAAGTAAAG atgctgggatttga
- the LOC108272368 gene encoding H-2 class I histocompatibility antigen, D-D alpha chain isoform X2, translating into MKERKTLFILLFFLHPVQLFGDDVHSISGFFISSQGLSLPNYMERITVNDVTIFYHDSGKNIIAPCPKWLNTTTGQQHWENIRVISQHNKQMIATAIESAIQQFNLTGSHADINIYQGYSRCDLYPNGTMKASLAHAFNGKDFLSLDFDKPKVRLFERQRAGSTLLTCHVTGFYPRAVQVKWIGADLQLVDDEMNDVLPNGDGTFQTRSSVIRPEENTGDQRYSCVVHHSSLEGNITVTWGKEEKPFRLYVWITLGCVFIVTVVGLVIRCILKSKDAGI; encoded by the exons atgaaagaaaggaaaacccttttcattttactttttttcttacATCCTGTTCAGCTGTTTGGTGATG ATGTCCATTCCATTAGTGGCTTTTTCATCAGTTCTCAAGGCCTAAGCCTGCCCAATTATATGGAAAGAATCACTGTGAATGATGTTACCATCTTTTACCATGACAGTGGGAAAAACATCATAGCGCCATGTCCCAAATGGCTCAACACCACCACCGGCCAGCAGCACTGGGAAAACATCAGAGTTATATCACAACACAACAAACAGATGATAGCTACAGCTATCGAATCAGCCATACAACAGTTCAATCTAACAG GTTCACATGCGGACATTAACATATACCAAGGCTACAGTCGCTGTGACCTCTATCCAAATGGCACCATGAAGGCATCGTTAGCCCATGCTTTCAACGGGAAGGACTTCTTAAGTTTAGATTTTGACA AACCGAAGGTCAGGCTTTTCGAGAGGCAGAGAGCTGGTTCCACGCTCCTCACATGTCATGTGACTGGATTTTACCCGAGAGCAGTGCAGGTGAAGTGGATTGGGGCAGATTTACAGCTGGTGGATGACGAGATGAATGATGTGCTGCCTAATGGTGATGGCACGTTTCAGACCAGAAGCAGTGTGATCAGACCTGAGGAGAACACAGGAGATCAGCGCTACAGCTGTGTAGTGCATCACAGCAGCCTAGAGGGAAATATTACAGTCACCTGGG GTAAAGAAGAGAAACCCTTCAGACTTTATGTTTGGATTACACTAGGCTGCGTTTTCATCGTCACTGTAGTCGGGCTTGTAATCCGATGCATCTTAAAAAGTAAAG atgctgggatttga
- the LOC108261581 gene encoding antigen-presenting glycoprotein CD1d isoform X2: MNKATIIYTFVFFLHLQQSRCAPQVRLFERQSAGSTLLTCQVTGFYPRAVQVKWIGEDLQLVEDEMNDVLPNGDGTFQTGSSVIRPEENTGDQRYSCVVHHSSLEGNITVTWGKEEKPFRLYVWIPLGCVFIVTVVGLVIRGFCYNKGQFILLS; this comes from the exons ATGAACAAAGCAACGATTATTTATACTTTCGTCTTTTTCTTACATCTCCAGCAGTCGCGTTGTG cTCCACAGGTCAGGCTTTTCGAGAGGCAGAGCGCTGGTTCCACGCTCCTCACATGTCAAGTGACTGGGTTTTACCCCAGAGCAGTGCAGGTGAAGTGGATTGGGGAAGATTTACAGCTGGTGGAGGACGAGATGAATGATGTGCTGCCTAATGGTGATGGCACGTTTCAGACTGGAAGCAGTGTGATCAGACCTGAGGAGAACACAGGAGATCAGCGCTACAGCTGTGTAGTGCATCACAGCAGCCTAGAGGGAAATATTACAGTCACCTGGG GTAAAGAAGAGAAACCCTTCAGACTTTATGTTTGGATTCCACTGGGCTGCGTTTTCATCGTCACTGTAGTCGGGCTTGTAATACGAGGCTTCTGTTATAATAAAG GTCAATTCATTCTCCTCTCCTGA
- the LOC108261581 gene encoding antigen-presenting glycoprotein CD1d isoform X1, whose amino-acid sequence MNKATIIYTFVFFLHLQQSRCAPQVRLFERQSAGSTLLTCQVTGFYPRAVQVKWIGEDLQLVEDEMNDVLPNGDGTFQTGSSVIRPEENTGDQRYSCVVHHSSLEGNITVTWGKEEKPFRLYVWIPLGCVFIVTVVGLVIRGFCYNKAFVVAGQFILLS is encoded by the exons ATGAACAAAGCAACGATTATTTATACTTTCGTCTTTTTCTTACATCTCCAGCAGTCGCGTTGTG cTCCACAGGTCAGGCTTTTCGAGAGGCAGAGCGCTGGTTCCACGCTCCTCACATGTCAAGTGACTGGGTTTTACCCCAGAGCAGTGCAGGTGAAGTGGATTGGGGAAGATTTACAGCTGGTGGAGGACGAGATGAATGATGTGCTGCCTAATGGTGATGGCACGTTTCAGACTGGAAGCAGTGTGATCAGACCTGAGGAGAACACAGGAGATCAGCGCTACAGCTGTGTAGTGCATCACAGCAGCCTAGAGGGAAATATTACAGTCACCTGGG GTAAAGAAGAGAAACCCTTCAGACTTTATGTTTGGATTCCACTGGGCTGCGTTTTCATCGTCACTGTAGTCGGGCTTGTAATACGAGGCTTCTGTTATAATAAAG CTTTTGTTGTTGCAGGTCAATTCATTCTCCTCTCCTGA
- the LOC128634267 gene encoding class I histocompatibility antigen, F10 alpha chain, with the protein MKSTGPCPEWLNTTAGQQLWKEASFLFHRNMANMDLALQTAISQFNLTGSHADINVYQAYSRCDLYPDGTTKSSLTHAFNGKDFLSLDMDSKTYIASVPQALIYKSIRDKDIIWLEIVVSYYKKRCFDHLRMFLEHAPGVRNKKVPEVRLFERQGAGSTLLTCHVTGFYPRAVQVKWIGADLQLVEDEMNHVLPNGDGTFQTRSSVIRPEENTGDQRYSCVVHHSSLEGNITVTWGKEEKPFRLYVRITLGCVFIVTIIGLVIRCILKSKDAGS; encoded by the exons ATGAAGTCGACAGGTCCATGTCCCGAATGGCTCAACACTACAGCTGGTCAGCAACTCTGGAAAGAGgccagttttttatttcaccGCAACATGGCAAATATGGATTTAGCACTCCAAACAGCTATATCACAGTTCAACCTCACAG GTTCACATGCGGACATTAACGTTTACCAAGCCTACAGTCGCTGTGACCTCTATCCAGATGGCACCACCAAGTCATCGTTAACCCATGCCTTCAATGGGAAGGACTTCTTAAGTTTAGATATGGACAGTAAGACGTACATCGCTTCTGTTCCTCAAGCCCTCATATATAAAAGTATTAGGGACAAGGATATAATCTGGCTTGAAATCGTGGTGTCTTACTACAAAAAACGCTGTTTTGACCACCTTAGGATGTTTTTAGAGCATGCTCCTGGTGTCAGAAATAAGAAAG TTCCAGAGGTCAGGCTTTTCGAGAGGCAGGGCGCTGGTTCCACGCTCCTCACGTGTCATGTGACTGGGTTTTACCCCAGAGCAGTGCAGGTGAAGTGGATTGGGGCAGATTTACAGCTGGTGGAGGACGAGATGAATCATGTGCTGCCTAATGGTGACGGCACGTTTCAGACCAGAAGCAGTGTGATCAGACCTGAGGAGAACACAGGAGATCAGCGCTACAGCTGTGTAGTGCATCACAGCAGCCTAGAGGGAAATATTACAGTCACCTGGG GTAAAGAAGAGAAACCCTTCAGACTTTATGTTCGGATTACACTAGGCTGCGTTTTCATCGTCACTATAATTGGGCTTGTAATCAGATGCATCTTAAAAAGTAAAG ATGCTGGGAGTTGA
- the LOC128634268 gene encoding H-2 class I histocompatibility antigen, alpha chain-like codes for MNHVLPNGDGTFQTRSSVIRPEENTGDQRYSCVVHHSSLEGNITVTWGKEETRFTLYVWITLGCIFIVTVVGLVIRCILKSKDAGI; via the exons ATGAATCATGTGCTGCCTAATGGTGACGGCACGTTTCAGACCAGAAGCAGTGTGATCAGACCTGAGGAGAACACAGGAGATCAGCGCTACAGCTGTGTAGTGCATCACAGCAGCCTAGAGGGGAATATTACAGTCACCTGGG GTAAAGAAGAGACACGCTTCACGCTTTATGTTTGGATTACACTAGGCTGCATTTTCATCGTCACTGTAGTCGGGCTTGTAATCCGATGCATCTTAAAAAGTAAAG atgctgggatttga